One window from the genome of Musa acuminata AAA Group cultivar baxijiao chromosome BXJ1-4, Cavendish_Baxijiao_AAA, whole genome shotgun sequence encodes:
- the LOC135650443 gene encoding F-box protein At5g39450-like has product MPDGVATQVDCGSKLFLALPDDVLALVSAYLRPLDLCALALCCRGLRAAVASSEKAWLAQCRRLGPPAHALPLWREGVRSYRALCRFLAAVAPLLGVWVHQNPELGNVVSVLWGFLSVVGVRIIPQELGPLGLDAGPLLWAPVFEILADADGAPSCFFLHGRGDHGEDCLYPGSVQSIDPSCNILLLEVDVRHKDPALPPGTLHLPCSQIFSAVSDRKDPTLGRKLRWSDSSNTISSPSAAPPSPPSIPFSRLPFSDRRRLLDQVAGRVRLEIPLDLATAPLFDRSPPCDDAKLLARRWSELVNMHKQISGGRIDRKAAELAPGLIEHAATTNGDVISHHQITVSGKRKALVSVAAYLRDGFKQFMSRSNSSKVAGLISRNGNSWASAQKKHAQLHQFLMSGDAVGLSLRATHMRLTAYRAWPDMHDNWFALYKLPMQVPSACHEHAGLWAGTFGWPPGQPSEDKPGKALFFLLLSYEEVEGRPLLIATKILEGTHYVLHPNGSAMFIAKLDETSSDAFPWETDSAPLQVEVEQSYSGEGIASGYGFRYPGSKPGSLFVLQNGLLAFVWKESRSVLTLQRIDLQELLKRGERVPMLPPVANFSYLTKSYSNVFAGILSNSNCSY; this is encoded by the coding sequence ATGCCGGATGGGGTGGCCACGCAGGTGGACTGCGGCTCCAAGCTTTTCCTCGCGCTTCCGGACGACGTGCTGGCGCTCGTCTCCGCCTACCTTCGCCCCCTCGACCTTTGCGCCTTAGCCCTCTGCTGCCGCGGCCTCCGAGCCGCCGTCGCCTcctccgagaaggcttggctggcCCAGTGCCGCCGCCTCGGCCCGCCGGCCCACGCCTTGCCTCTCTGGCGCGAGGGCGTGCGCTCTTACCGTGCCCTCTGCCGCTTCCTCGCCGCCGTCGCGCCCCTCCTCGGGGTGTGGGTCCACCAGAACCCCGAGCTCGGCAACGTGGTCTCCGTCCTCTGGGGCTTCCTCTCCGTCGTCGGCGTCCGCATCATTCCACAGGAGCTGGGGCCGCTGGGCCTTGACGCCGGTCCTCTGCTGTGGGCACCGGTGTTCGAGATCCTTGCCGACGCCGATGGAGCGCCCTCCTGCTTCTTTCTCCATGGCCGCGGCGATCACGGCGAGGACTGCCTCTACCCCGGCTCTGTCCAATCCATCGACCCCTCCTGCAACATCCTCCTTCTCGAGGTCGACGTCCGTCACAAAGATCCCGCCCTTCCACCGGGCACCCTTCATTTGCCCTGCTCCCAGATCTTCTCGGCCGTTTCTGATCGCAAAGATCCAACCTTGGGGAGGAAACTTCGTTGGTCGGATTCTTCCAACACCATCTCAAGTCCCTCGGCGGCACCTCCATCCCCTCCTTCTATCCCATTTAGCCGGCTGCCCTTCAGCGACCGCCGTCGACTTCTGGATCAGGTGGCCGGGAGAGTCCGCCTCGAGATCCCCTTGGATCTTGCCACTGCTCCTCTTTTCGATCGGTCTCCTCCATGCGACGACGCCAAGCTGTTGGCCCGTCGATGGTCCGAACTCGTTAACATGCACAAGCAGATCAGCGGAGGACGCATCGATCGGAAAGCGGCCGAACTGGCACCAGGCTTGATCGAGCATGCAGCCACCACTAATGGGGATGTGATTAGCCATCACCAGATCACCGTCTCCGGCAAAAGAAAGGCCCTTGTCTCTGTGGCGGCGTACCTGAGAGATGGATTCAAACAATTCATGAGCAGGTCGAATTCTTCCAAGGTAGCTGGGTTGATATCAAGAAACGGGAATTCTTGGGCGAGCGCCCAGAAGAAGCATGCGCAGCTCCACCAGTTCTTGATGTCCGGCGATGCCGTCGGACTAAGCTTAAGAGCGACGCACATGAGGCTGACCGCGTACAGGGCGTGGCCCGACATGCATGACAACTGGTTTGCTCTCTACAAGCTCCCAATGCAGGTCCCATCTGCCTGCCACGAGCACGCCGGTCTGTGGGCTGGCACCTTTGGCTGGCCTCCGGGGCAGCCTTCCGAAGACAAGCCTGGGAAGGCCTTGTTCTTCTTGTTGCTGTCGTACGAAGAGGTTGAGGGGCGCCCTCTTTTGATCGCGACCAAGATATTGGAAGGAACCCACTATGTCCTCCACCCCAATGGTTCTGCAATGTTCATTGCAAAGCTTGACGAGACATCGTCGGATGCATTCCCATGGGAGACGGACAGCGCACCTCTTCAAGTGGAAGTCGAGCAAAGCTACAGCGGGGAGGGCATTGCGAGTGGCTATGGATTTCGGTATCCTGGCTCTAAGCCTGGCTCTTTGTTTGTTCTCCAGAATGGGCTACTTGCATTTGTTTGGAAAGAGTCCAGATCTGTGTTGACACTGCAAAGGATAGACTTGCAAGAGCTTctgaagagaggagaaagagtgCCAATGCTGCCTCCAGTTGCCAACTTCTCCTATCTCACCAAGTCCTACTCCAATGTGTTTGCAGGAATTCTGAGCAATTCCAATTGTTCATATTGA